The Bryobacteraceae bacterium genome includes a window with the following:
- a CDS encoding acetoacetate metabolism regulatory protein AtoC: MPESSKPGVLVVDDELNQRTALASMLEAWGYAAATAADGGEALEILKEFPAAAIITDLMMPGIDGAELLRRLKEQGNAPPAIVLTAFGNIETAIRMVHDLGAFWFLEKPVQTGALRLLLERAVAQRRLAEYSESLERQLSSRGVLGELVGRSPQMQEVFSLIRQVAPTSATVLITGESGTGKELAARALHQLSPRRDGPFVAINCAAMPETLIESELFGHEKGAFTGAIERRRGCFELAHSGTLLLDEIGEMPLATQAKLLRVLEERRVRRLGGAREIDVDVRVLAASNRSLQEEVRAGRFREDLYFRLQVFEIRMPPLRERPGDLPALCEAIIRDFNERHQCQVEGVSAQALEILQAHSWPGNVRELRNALERAVILAGAGLLEPRHFLNLAPQSPSRPQQPAPPALNEIRIPIGATVDEAERALIEATLRHTGNNRTRAAAILGISQKTLFNKLREYGAGQSGE; the protein is encoded by the coding sequence ATGCCCGAATCCAGCAAGCCCGGCGTCCTCGTCGTCGATGACGAACTCAACCAGCGCACCGCTCTTGCCTCCATGCTGGAAGCCTGGGGCTACGCCGCCGCCACCGCTGCCGACGGCGGCGAAGCTCTCGAAATCCTGAAGGAATTCCCCGCCGCCGCCATCATTACCGACCTCATGATGCCCGGCATCGACGGCGCCGAACTCCTCCGCCGCCTCAAGGAACAGGGCAACGCTCCACCGGCAATCGTCCTCACCGCCTTCGGCAACATCGAAACCGCCATCCGCATGGTCCACGACCTCGGCGCCTTCTGGTTCCTCGAAAAACCCGTGCAGACCGGCGCCCTCCGCCTTCTCCTCGAGCGCGCCGTCGCCCAGCGGCGCCTGGCCGAATACAGCGAGTCGCTCGAACGCCAGCTCTCCTCCCGCGGCGTCCTCGGCGAACTGGTCGGCCGCTCGCCCCAGATGCAGGAGGTCTTTTCTCTCATCCGCCAGGTCGCGCCCACGTCCGCCACAGTCCTGATTACGGGTGAATCCGGCACCGGAAAGGAACTCGCCGCGCGCGCCCTCCACCAGCTCAGCCCCCGCCGCGACGGTCCCTTTGTCGCCATCAACTGCGCCGCCATGCCCGAAACCCTCATCGAAAGCGAACTGTTCGGGCACGAAAAAGGCGCCTTCACGGGCGCCATCGAGCGCCGCCGCGGCTGTTTTGAACTCGCCCATTCCGGGACATTATTGCTCGACGAAATCGGCGAAATGCCCCTCGCCACCCAGGCCAAGCTTCTCCGCGTCCTCGAAGAACGCCGCGTCCGCCGCCTCGGCGGCGCCCGCGAAATCGACGTCGACGTCCGCGTGCTCGCCGCCTCCAACCGCAGCCTTCAGGAAGAGGTGCGCGCCGGCCGCTTCCGCGAGGACCTCTACTTCCGCCTCCAGGTCTTCGAGATCCGCATGCCTCCCCTCCGCGAGCGCCCCGGCGACCTGCCCGCCCTCTGCGAAGCCATCATCCGCGACTTCAACGAGCGCCATCAGTGCCAGGTCGAAGGCGTCTCCGCGCAGGCGCTGGAAATCCTCCAGGCCCACTCCTGGCCGGGCAACGTCCGCGAACTCCGCAACGCCCTCGAGCGCGCCGTCATCCTCGCCGGCGCCGGCCTCCTCGAGCCCCGCCACTTCCTCAATCTCGCCCCGCAGTCCCCGTCCCGCCCGCAGCAGCCCGCCCCGCCCGCCCTGAACGAAATCCGCATCCCCATCGGCGCCACCGTCGACGAAGCCGAACGCGCTCTCATCGAAGCCACGCTCCGCCACACCGGCAACAACCGGACCCGCGCCGCCGCCATCCTTGGCATCAGCCAGAAAACGCTCTTCAACAAGCTCCGCGAATACGGCGCCGGGCAGTCTGGGGAATGA